From the Oscillatoria salina IIICB1 genome, the window CTTTAAATTCGCCCAACTCCTCTTGGAACTTCGCCCAAACTTCCTCAACGTTTTCCCATTCCAATCCTGCTGCTGCGGCTTTTTTCGACATTTTCGTACCTGCCATAAGTGGTGGTAAAGTGCGAGATATTTGACTAAGTTTGTGACTGAGTAACTGAGATTCTTCCGGAGTTTTACCCTTTTCTAAAGCCTTAATTTGTTCCCAATTAGCGCGAACTTGTTCGACATTTTCTACTTGAACATCACCAAAGACATGAGGGTGACGACGAATCAATTTTTCCGTAATACTATCAGCCACTTCAGTTAAACTAAATTGACCATATTCGCTAGCAATTTGTGCTTGCAAAACCACTTGTAAAAGTAAATCTCCTAATTCCTCAGCGAGATCGTCAGCATCTCCAACTCGCAACGCATCAACCACCTCATAAGCTTCCTCAATCACATACGGAATCAAGGTTTGCGGCGTTTGAGCCAAATCCCAAGGACAACCCTCGTTAGGATCTCGCAACTTAGCAACCACCTCAATCAGCCGTTTTAGAGCTTCTAATACAGCTTCAGACGTATCTTGAACAGTTTCAGTTGAGTTAGACATCGAGCAAAAACCAGAAAACCCTCTTAACTATTCTTAACCTGAATCTCCTGATTTGTCATGTATTAGGGATTGGGGATTGGGGATTGGTGACTGGGGATTGGGGATTGGGGATTGGGGACTGGTGATTGGTGATTGGGGATTGGGGACTGGTGATTGGGGACTGGTGATTGGGGATTGGTGATTGGGGACTGGTGATTGGGGACTGGTGATTGGGGATTGGTGATTGGTGATTGGGAAAACTTTGCTGCAAATTTCTCCTTGTCTTCCAAGTCTCCAATTTCTACTGATAACTGGTAACTGATAACTGGTAACTGATAACTGATAACTGGTAACTGACTCACTTCCTTCTGCGTCGGGAAGACTTGCGCTTCGGTTTAGGTAGTACAGCCTGCCAACCCTTTTTCTGATAACGTTTATAAGCAGAGCCAGTCCAATCACAGAGCGAGTGACTCATTGCACCAATTTCCAAACCGAGAAAAAGAGCGATCGCCTCTTGATGGTAAACAATGAGTAAAGCGATCGCGTCTTGCGCAAATTTTTGCCAATTCCAAGGAAAACCCCAAATGAGTTGCGCGATCGCCACAACAAACATTGCTACCCCCAGCAGTAACACCAGCAGATAAACTACTCGTAGTAACGTCCCAATAATCAAACCATGAGATAAGACAGAGCGATGGCGTAAACCTTTTTGATAAGGAATCCAAATAAAGCGCAACCAACCCCAGCGTTTGAACTGAATCGAGATAATATCGAGATCCGGACCAAACATCAAACCGCTAAACAAAAACGCTCCTGCGGTAATTAGAGTCAACTCTCCATTGCGAGTCAGTGAGAAACTCACAGCCACCACCCAAGGTAAGCTCCATAACGTTATGCGATCGTGCGTCCGACCAGAAGGCATTAAATTTAATTGCTTATTCCAAAAAGATGTGCTAATCTAAATATGTTAACGGGCGATTAGCTCAGCGGTAGAGCGCCTGCCTTACAAGCAGGACGTCACTGGTTCAAATCCAGTATCGCCCATACTTTCAGCTTTCAAAACCTATAGAAAATTCTCTAGAAATTATCTGGAGGTTACTATTATGTGCGATGAAGACTTAAGCCAACAAGAATCTTACTGTCAATCAAGGCTTAAGTCTCCAGGCGATCGCCAGTTAATGTATCCTAGCAAGTGTAACCAAAGCTATAATTTTTCCAGCCAATAAAATAATTAAGTATCATGACAGACTTTGTGCTAATCGATCTTACTTCGCAAGCAGATGCAGTCTGGAAACATATTTTTAATTTGAGTAAATCGGAAATTTTGGCTTGGTTGAGCAAACGTGGTACAGTCGAAGAAATTCAACATTCTTTTGAAGTTAATTCTTACTTATTTCGTTCGATAGTTGACAGAGAAACTTTTTTTTGCTTAACCCCAAATAGATCGCTTCTAATTTATCTTGGTGAAGATAATTTCTATCAACCGAAACGTGAGGAAACAAGCGAAAAAAGTTTAAATTTAACGCTAGCTAAAATCTACTCGAAAGACAATATTCCGAAAATCAAATGACAACAACAACTAATTTAACTTCCTTACCAGAAATACAAGCCAATTCACCCAATATTTGCGGTTATGAAACCGAAATTAGTTCGGTAAATAACAATGATGAACCGATATTTATCCCAACTACAAATCTAAACTTAGCAGATATTAGCGCCGGAATGTGTTGCGCTTTACATATGCACCAACCGACAATTCCAGCAGGTGCAAATGGGGAATTAATTAGCAATCTTCAATATATGTTTGAACATCCCCAGTCAGGAGATAATCATAATGCCGAACCTTTTGCTTGGTGTTATAGTCGAATGGGTGAATTTATCCCTCAATTAGTAGCAGAAGGATGTAATCCACGCATCATGCTTGATTATTCAGGTAATTTGTTGTGGGGATTGCAACAAATGGGAAGAGAAGATATTCTGAATAATCTGAAAAAAATTACTTGCGAATCTCAATACCAACCTCATGTAGAATGGTTAGGAACAATGTGGAGTCATGCAGTCATTCCCTCTACTCCTATACCGGATCTCAAGCTTCACATTCAAGCTTGGCAACATCATTTTGCTGCTATCTTTGGTTATGATGCTCTCAAGCGAGTTAAAGGTTTTTCGCCGCCGGAAATGCACTTACCGAATCATCCCGATACTTTATTTGAGTATCTTAAAGCCCTCAAAGAATGCGGTTATCGGTGGTTAATGGTGCAAGAAAATTCGGTAGAACGTTTAGATGGTTCTAGTTTACCTCATGATGATAAATATATCCCCAATCGTCTAGTTGCCCGCAATTCTCATGGCGAAACTATGGCGATGACAGTCTTGATTAAAACTCAAGGATCTGATACAAAATTAGTAGGGCAAATGCAGCCTTATTATGAGGCAAAAGGGCGCGGTAAACAACAAATTGGCAATCTTAGCGTTCCTTCTTTAGTTACGCAAATTGCTGATGGTGAAAATGGTGGCGTAATGATGAATGAATTTCCCCGCGATTTTTTACGAGTTTGGCGAGAAATAGGGGCAGAAAGTGGGGGAAAATCAGGTGTAGTTGGCTTTAACGGTACGGAATATTTAGAACTAATTGAAGCTGCTGGAGCTGATGCACAAAACTACCCAATTTGTCAAGCAGTTAATCAGCATAAAATTTGGGCAAAAGTTGACCCAGATAATGCTACACCAGAGAAAGTTAGCGACGCGATCGCGCAATTAAACGAAAGCGATCCTAATTTTCACATGGAAGGTGCTTCGTGGACAAATCATTTAAGTTGGGTGAAAGGTTACGAAAATGTTCTCGAACCAATGAACCAACTTAGCGCAGCTTTTCATCAAAAATATGACCCAATTTTAGCCCACGATCCCGGCATAACTAAGGATGCAAAATATCAACAAGCTTTACTGTATAACTTGTTACTCCAAACCAGTTGTTTTCGCTACTGGGGACAAGGAACTTGGACAGAATATGCGCGGACAATTTTCCAGAAAGGTGAAGCTTTACTGAAAGATTAAGAGTAAAATAAGCTTGTAGAGATATTCTCAAAAATGTCTCTACATCACCTCAGAATGTACCGTATTATCTAAAGTCTGCCAAACGTTTTGTAAAAGAGGATCGAGTCCCATTCCAGCAACCGCCGAAATGCCAAAAATTGGGTTATTAGTAAACCGCATTAATTCCTCTTTAACTAAAGTAAAAGTTTCCGAATCAACTGCATCCAACTTGTTAAGAGCTATAATTTGGGGGCGAGATCCCAAACCTCGCCCATAAGCTTGTAATTCTGCTTGAATTGTCTGATAATCTTCTAAGGGATCGGCAGCAGTAAGATCGACCAAATGCAAGAGTAAGCGAGTCCGTTCGA encodes:
- a CDS encoding metal-binding protein, translating into MPSGRTHDRITLWSLPWVVAVSFSLTRNGELTLITAGAFLFSGLMFGPDLDIISIQFKRWGWLRFIWIPYQKGLRHRSVLSHGLIIGTLLRVVYLLVLLLGVAMFVVAIAQLIWGFPWNWQKFAQDAIALLIVYHQEAIALFLGLEIGAMSHSLCDWTGSAYKRYQKKGWQAVLPKPKRKSSRRRRK
- the mazG gene encoding nucleoside triphosphate pyrophosphohydrolase, with translation MSNSTETVQDTSEAVLEALKRLIEVVAKLRDPNEGCPWDLAQTPQTLIPYVIEEAYEVVDALRVGDADDLAEELGDLLLQVVLQAQIASEYGQFSLTEVADSITEKLIRRHPHVFGDVQVENVEQVRANWEQIKALEKGKTPEESQLLSHKLSQISRTLPPLMAGTKMSKKAAAAGLEWENVEEVWAKFQEELGEFKEALQTEDKNHQESELGDLLFTLINIARWYQLDPNEALQGTNNRFIQRLSKMEAFADRPLTEYTLDELDHLWKQAKKEIQESSQSIPN
- a CDS encoding glycosyl hydrolase family 57 encodes the protein MTTTTNLTSLPEIQANSPNICGYETEISSVNNNDEPIFIPTTNLNLADISAGMCCALHMHQPTIPAGANGELISNLQYMFEHPQSGDNHNAEPFAWCYSRMGEFIPQLVAEGCNPRIMLDYSGNLLWGLQQMGREDILNNLKKITCESQYQPHVEWLGTMWSHAVIPSTPIPDLKLHIQAWQHHFAAIFGYDALKRVKGFSPPEMHLPNHPDTLFEYLKALKECGYRWLMVQENSVERLDGSSLPHDDKYIPNRLVARNSHGETMAMTVLIKTQGSDTKLVGQMQPYYEAKGRGKQQIGNLSVPSLVTQIADGENGGVMMNEFPRDFLRVWREIGAESGGKSGVVGFNGTEYLELIEAAGADAQNYPICQAVNQHKIWAKVDPDNATPEKVSDAIAQLNESDPNFHMEGASWTNHLSWVKGYENVLEPMNQLSAAFHQKYDPILAHDPGITKDAKYQQALLYNLLLQTSCFRYWGQGTWTEYARTIFQKGEALLKD